A stretch of Larus michahellis chromosome Z, bLarMic1.1, whole genome shotgun sequence DNA encodes these proteins:
- the TMEM167A gene encoding protein kish-A: MSAIFNFQSLLTVILLLICTCAYIRSLAPSLLDKNKTGLLGIFWKCARIGERKSPYVAVCCVVMAFSILFVQ; this comes from the exons TCTGCCATCTTCAACTTTCAGAGTCTTCTGACTGTAATCTTGCTGCTCATATGTACCTGTGCCTATATCAGATCCTTGGCTCCCAGCTTACTGGACAAAAATAAAACTGG GCTATTGGGAATATTCTGGAAATGCGCCAGAATTG gTGAACGGAAGAGCCCCTACGTGGCTGTGTGCTGTGTCGTGATGGCCTTCAGCATCCTGTTTGTACAGTAG